The Stigmatella erecta sequence CGCCTGGCGCTGGCCACCGGGCGCCCCGCGGTCAACATGGCCGGCGGCTTCCACCACGCCGCGCCGGACCATGGCGGCGGCTTCTGCGTGCTCAATGACATCGCCGTGGCGCTCGCCGCCCTGCGCGAGGAGGGCTTCGCGGGCTCCGTGGCGGTCATCGATTTGGATGCCCACCCCTCGGATGGCACCGCCGCGTGTCTCACGGGAGATCCGCGCGTCTGGGTGGGCTCGCTGTCCGGCAGCGACTGGGGCCAGGTGCCCGGCGCGCAGGAGGTGCTGCTCGCCCACGGCTGTGGCGATGCCGAGTACCTCGCGGCGCTGGAGGCCCTGCTCTCGCGCATGCCCCCGGCACAGCTCGCCTTCGTCATCGCCGGGGGCGATGTGCTGCGCGGAGACCGCTTCGGCCGCCTGGGCCTGTCGCTGAAGGGGGCACGCCGGCGGGACATGGCCGTGGCGCGCGCGCTGCGCGGCGTGGCCTCGGTGTGGCTGCCCGGGGGCGGCTACCACGCGGAGGCCTGGAAGGTGTTCGCAGGCTCGGTGCTGGTCCTGAGCGGCTGGGGCCACGAGCCCATCGATGAGCGGTTTGATCCGCGCGGCATGCTCGCGCGGCACCGCTCGCCGCTGGGGGCCCATGCGCCGCCGCAGCCCTGGGAGGCCATCACCCTGGAGGACCTGGAGGGCGCGCTGGGCTTCGCGCACCGGGAGCGCCCCCGGTTGCTGGGCCACTACACCGAGCAGTCCCTGGAGTACGTCCTGTTCCGCTCCGGCGTGGGGCCCGCCCTGGAGCGCCAGGGCTACGGCTCGCCGCGGGTGTCCGTGGCCGTCACCGAGGCCGGCGAGCGCCTCCAGCTCCTGGGGCAGGCGCACGGGCAGGAGCAGGTGCTGGTGGACTGTGTCCTGCGGCGCGAGCGCGTGGCGGACGCGGACGTCCTGTTCGTCGACACGCTGCGCGGGCCGCCCCCGCGCGGCCCCGCCAGCGCCCCGGTGGGCGATGCGCCGCGCGAGGTGCAGGAGATGCTGCGCTTCATGGCCCGGCAGCTCGGGCTGCGGGGCGTGGCCCTTGCCGCCGGGGGGGCGCTGGGGGCCGAGGGGCTCCCGGCCCGCGGAGGCTAGGAGGCCAGGGCCTGGGCGGTGGCCGGGCGCACCGGGATGCGCAGGCAGAACAGGGAGCCCTTGGGCTGGTTGTCCTCCACCCAGATCCACCCGCCGTGCGCCTCGATGACGCGCCGGCTGAAGGCCAGCCCCAGGCTGTTGCTGGCCCGGGCGCGCGCGGCGCTGGGCACGCCCTCGGGCAGCTGCGTCTCGAAGACGTAGGGCCGGGTGTTGGAGGGAATGCCGGGGCCCTCGTCGCGGATGCGCACCTCCAGCAGCCCCGGCTCGGGCTGAGAGACTTCCAGCGCCACCTTGCCGCTGCCCAGCGCCGTGAAGCGGAACGAGTTGTCCAGCAGGTTCTCCACCGCGCGCCGCAGCAGGTTCCGGTCCGCGGTGACGAGCCGCTCCGTCACCCGGATGCCGTGGGTGAACTGGCGGTGCGTGCCGTGGGTGCGCATGGAGAAGTCCCGCACCACCTCGGCCATGAGCGCGGTGAAGTCGAACTCGGCCAGCCGGGGCACCAGGGGCGAGTCCTCGCGGCTGGCCTCCAGCAGGTTGTTCACCAGCCGCTGCACGCCCTCGGCCGTCTCGCGGATGTCCCGCGCCGCCCCCCGCGCGTCGTCGGGAATCTGGGGCCGCACCTGCATGAGCGCCGCGTGGGTCTGGATGGTGCTCAGCGGCGTCTGCAAGTCCCTGGCGACGAGCTGCAACAGCTCGTCCTTGTGGCGCTGCATCCGCGAGAGCGCGTCGCGCTGGGAGCGGCTCTCGGCCTCGCGGCGCGCCAGCTCCAGCGCGTGCAGGCGAAGCTGGAGCTGGGACTCCACCTGCCGGCCCAGCAGCCGCAGCGCCTCGGCCTGCTCGGGCTTCAGCTCGCGCGGCTCGCTGTCGATGACGCACAGGGTGCCCAGGTTGTGCCCGCCCTGGCTCTTGAGGGGCGTGCCCGCGTAGAAGCGGACGTGCGGGGCTCCCGTCACCAGCGGGTTGTCGTGGAAGCGCTCGTCCTTGCGGGTATCCGGCACCACGAAGAGCCCGTCCTGAAGGATGGCGTGGGCGCAGAAGGCGAGGTCCCGCGGCGTCTCGGTGGCCTCCGTGCCCACGCGCGCCTTGAACCACTGGCGGCCCTGGTCGATGAGCGACACCAGCGCCACCGGCGTCCCACAGAACAGGGAGGCCAGCCGCACCAGCTCATCGAATCCCTGCTCTGGCAGGGTATCGAGGATCCCATGAGAGGCCAGATTCTCCAGGCGGGCTTCCTCGTTCCTGGGCAGCGGGGCGCTCTTCATGCGGGGAACTCCGGGCAAACGGTGAGGGAGCAGAAAGGTAAGGAGGCGAAGTGGGGAGAACAGTCCCCAGCTCCTGCGGTCTGGAAGGGGGTGTATGGGGATGTCCGCGTGGCGACAGTCCCTCCGAAGGGAGTCTCCCTTTCTCCACCCGATTCAGTAGTCAGGAGGAGGTGCAGGCGCCTGACAACCCGCACGCAGGGCAAGGAAGCGAACGTTCGGAGGGCTGCCAGAAGGCTGGGCAAGTTGAACTTCCAGCATCGGTTGACTTTTACACACCTTGGGCTCTTATCTAGCCTTGAGTCAGGCCTCCAGCGGGTGACAGGGCAGTAGGAACTCAGTGGCCCGGAAGGCTCCTGGCCATACCGTCCTTGGACCACAGGACGTGAGGAGGCGAAGTGGCAGAGGAGTGGGTGCCAGGACCGGGGCAGGGGCCCCGGGCGGGTCCGAAGGGGACGGCCCCGGGCCTGAAGCCACTGAGCTTGGTGAGCACGGACATGGAAGCGGACGCACTGCGCTATCGCATGCTGGCCCAGCACCTGCGTGCGGTCATCTTCCAGTTGGACGCGCGCGGCCACTTCACCCTCCTGGGCGCCTCGTGGGAGGAGCTGACGGACCTCAAGGTGGCCTCGACCCTGGGCACCTCGCTCGTGGATGCGCTGCACCCGGTGGACCGCGAGCCGGTGCGCGGCTGGCTGCGCGCGCTGGCGGCGCGGGAGCAGGACGGCTTCCGGCACGAGGTGCGCATCCTCACCCGTACGGGCACCTGCTGGGTGGAGCTGTTCGCCCAGGCCTCGCCGTCCCTGGCCGGAGAGGTGGTGGGCATCCTCACGGACATCTCCGAGCGCCGCCGGGCGCAGGATGCCGTCACCACCCGGGAGCGCTGCCTGGCCGCCGTGGTGGAGGTGCAGCGCCGGCTGCTGATGCACGAGCCCGAGGGCCACCTCTACCAGGACATCCTCGCCCCGCTGGGGCGGGCCTCGGGCGCCAGCCGCGCCTATGTCTTCGAGGCCCACCGGGACGTGATGGGGCGCCTGCGGGTGATTCAGCGCGCCGAGTGGTGCATGGCGGGCATCTCCCCGCGCAGCCAGAGCCCCAGCGAGATCGCCCTCGAGGAGGAGCTCTTTCCAGAGCAGGCGGCCCTGCTGTCCGCGGGCCAGCCGCTGCAGTTCCTGGCGTCGGAGACGCCCCCGCGGTTCCGGGCGGGCCTGGCCCGCCAGGGCATCCTGTCGGCGCTGCTCTTGCCGGTGCGGGTGAACGGGGAGGTGTTCGGCTTCATCGGCTTCGACAACTGCGTGGAGGCGCACCGCTGGGAGGCGGTGGCGGTGAGCCTGCTGGCGGGCGCGGCGGGCGCGCTGTCGCTGGCGCTGGAGCAGCGCTCCACGGATGCGCTCCGGGCCCGCGCGGAGGCCACGCTGCGGCGGACCGAGGCGGGGTTCCACCTGCTCATCGAGGGGTTCCCGGATCCGGTGATGGTGCACGCCAACCTGCACGTGCTCTACGCGAACCCGGCCGCGGTGCGCTACCTGGGGTACGAGGGCCAGGCGGGGCTCGTGGGGCTGCCCCTGCAGCGGCTGTTGCCCCTGAAGGACCAGGACTCGCTGATGCGGCACGTGGCCGAGGCCCGCAGCGGGCTGACGTCCGTGCGCTCCTCGGACGTGACGCTGGTGCGCGTGGATGGGCAGGAGGTGGTGGCGGACATCGTCACCCTGGGGATGACCTTCGAGGGCTGGCCCGCGCTGGTCACCATCGCCAGGGACTTCACCGAGCGCAAGCAGATGCAGGCGCGGCTGATGCTCAGCGACCGCATGGCCTCCATGGGGACGCTGTCGGCCGGCATCGCGCACGAGCTGAACAACCCGCTCTCCTACGTCATCGCCAACCTGGAGTTCGTCCACGCCACGCTGCAGCCGGAGGAGTTCGACCTGGCGCGCGTGCCGGACTGGCGCCAGGCGCTCGAGGAGGCCCGGCAGGGCGCGGAGCGGGTGCGCCAGATTGTCCGCCAGCTCAAGACGTTCTCCCGCGTGGAGGAGGAGCGCCAGGAGCAGGTGGACCTGCACCGGGTGCTGGACTCGGTGGCGCAGATGGCCACCAGCGAGGTGAAGCACCGGGCCCGGCTGGTGAAGGAGTACGGCCCGCTGCCGTCCATCACCGGCAACGACGGCAAGCTCTTCCAGGTCTTCCTCAACCTCGTCATCAACGCCGCGCACGCCATCCCCGAGGGCAGCGTGGACGAGAACGAGATCCGCCTGGTGACGGTGGAGGACGCGCGCGGGTGGGCGGTGGTGGAGGTGCGGGACACGGGCGGGGGCATTCCCCCGGACAACCTCAGCCGCATCTTCGAGCCCTTCTTCACCACCAAGCCGCAAGGGGTGGGCACCGGGCTGGGGCTGTCCATCTGCCTCACGCTGGTGCGCGCGCACGGCGGCGACATCACCGTGGAGTCCACGGTGGGCAAGGGCACGGTGTTCCGCGTGTCCCTGCCCCCGTCCCAGCACGAGGAGGGCACCCGCCCCGCGCCCGCCGTGGCGCCCGTGCCCACGCGCATGCGCGTGCTCATCGTGGACGACGAGCCCCAGGTGGCCGCCGCGCTGGGCCGGCTGCTGGAGGACCACGTGGTGGACATCGCCCACGGGGGGGCCCAGGGGCTGGACTTGCTGCTGCTCGGGGAGCAGTACGACGTCATCTTCTGTGACTTGCTGATGCCGGAGCTGACGGGAATGGACTTCCACGCGGAGGTGTCCGCCCGGCTGCCCGCGCTGGCCCACCGGTTCATCTTCATGACGGGCGGGGGCTTCACCCCGCGCGCGCGGGAGTTCCTCGCCAACGGGGCTCACCGCGTGCTGGACAAGCCCTTCGACAAGGCGGACGTGCAGCGGCTGATGATCGAAGTGCTCTCGCGCTGCCAGTAGGGGGCGATCAGCCGCAGACCCCGCCGGCCCTGCACTGGAGGAAGCCGCAGTTCCTGCACCCCTGGCCGCCCGTGCCACACCGGTCCCGCTGGTTGCCCGGCACGCAGGTGTTCCCATCGCAGCACCCGCTGCACGAGCTGGGGGTGCACTGGCACTGGCCCCCCACGCACTGCAGGCCCGAGGGACACGCGTCCTTGGTGCCGCACCGGCACCGGCCCTTGTCGCACCGGTCCGAGGCGATGGGGTCGCACGCCGGGTTCGGGCCACAGGCGCAGAAGCCACCCTGCGAGCAGGCGTCCGCGGTGGCCGGGTTGCACGAGGTGCAGCTGATACCGCCCGTGCCACACGTCTGGAAGGTGGACGTGGTGCAGTAGCCGTTCATGCAGCAGCCCGACGGACAGTCGACGCAGAAGTTGGGATCCACGGGCGGGGCGGACTCCATCCGCACGGTGAGCTCCACCTCGTAGCCCTTCCGGACCTGCACCGAGCTGCTGCCCTGCGCCACCCGCGTGCCCTCGTGCAAGCCCTCGATGCTCACCTCCGCCGGCGTCTCGTTCTCCACGGGGGGGAGCAGGATGCGGAACGTCTCGCCGTTGGTCAGCAGCCGCCCGGGCTCCCCGGGGAGCACGTAGGGGCCAATGCCGCTCTCGCCCACGCTGCCCGAGACGACGAGCTGGTCGATGAACAGCGTGGTGGGAAAATCGATGGTGACGAACAGCGCCGTGCCCGAGGCCTTGTCCGCGTCGCGGCAGGCCCCCAGCAGCAGGCCCAGCAACACGACGCTCCACAGCCGCTGGGCCCGCCAGCCATTCCCTCGCGCTTTCAGGAGCCTCCCGCTCATGGTGCCCGCACGCTACCGCGTGCCCCCGCGTGGCTGGAGCCTCGCCCGGAATGACCCCCGGCGGCCGTTGGAAAGGGAACGCTTCCTGGGGCACCATGGCAGGTGGGGAGCGGGAAGCGAGGAGCGTGGCGAATGGTGGTCATTCTCATGGGCGTATCAGGGGCAGGGAAGACGACCATTGGCCGCCTGTTGGCCCATACCCTCGGGTGGCGCTTCCTGGAAGGGGATGATTTTCATCCTCCCGCGAACGTGGCGAAGATGCACGCGGGAGTGCCGCTCTCCGACGCGGATCGCGAGCCGTGGCTGGAGACGCTGCGCGGCGTGCTCGCCGAGGCGGTGGCGCGGGGCGAGAACGTGGTGCTGGCCTGCTCGGCGCTGCGCGCGCGCTACCGGCAGGTGCTCTCGGTGGATCCGGCGCAGGTGCGGTGGGTGTACCTCCAGGGCTCCCCCGCGTTGATTGCCCAGCGGCTGGCGGCCCGCAAGGGCCACTTCATGCCGCCGAGCCTCCTGGACAGCCAGTTCAACGTGCTGGAGGAGCCCGAGGGGGCGCTGGGGGTGGATGTCTCCCAGGGCCAACGGGCCGTCATCGACACCATCCGCGCGGGGCTGCGCCTCTAGGCGCCGGGGAGCTGTTCCACCGTGGCGCCCAGGCGCTCGAGCAGCTCGCGGTACCAGGCGAACGCGCGCGCGGTGCGGTCCCCCAGCGCCTGGGCCCCCCAGAGCACGGTGAGGGTGCGGCGGGTGTCCGGGGACGTCTTGGTGCGCTGGGCGTCCTTCACCGCGTTGGCGCAAGGGCCCTCCGCGTCGAAGAGGCACAGGAGCCCTGAGAGGCCGATGGTCTGCCCGGAGGCGTTGAAGACGTACTGCGCGCCCTCCGGGGCGATGCCCACGCGGAAGGGGGCGCGGGCCCGGTCCAGGTCCACCACGCTGATGGGCAGGCCGCTGTGCAGGGAGACGGCGTTGCAGGCGTCCACCGCGGCGTTGATGGTACCCAGCGACCCGTCCCCCGCGGCGCGCACGAGGTACTCCGAGGCGGGCTTGCCGCGGCCGGTGGGCTTGTAGCCCCCGTGGCGGAGCATGTCGCGCACGGCGCCCCGCACCGCGTCGTCGCTGGACAGGGGGGCCTGCGCCTGCGCCTGCAACAGGGCCGTCAGCCAGTCCGGCGAGGGCAGCGCGGAGAGCGGCGCGGGCAGGGTGGTGGTGAAGGCCAGCGGAGCCAACAGGGGGTGGGGCTCGAAGGTCAGCACGGGTTACTCGAACATGCGGCTGGCGAGGCGCGCGAGCTGCTGGGCCTTGCCGGT is a genomic window containing:
- a CDS encoding histone deacetylase family protein; this encodes MRAWLRQWKRRLRPDRARVPVFYDEPYRLPLSRLGATHGLEPCQVDFTTGYLLEAGVIRAAEVHRPRPVSYAQLARVHAASYLESLGAPETLARIFTVEPADVPVDTVLDAVRRICGGTLEAARLALATGRPAVNMAGGFHHAAPDHGGGFCVLNDIAVALAALREEGFAGSVAVIDLDAHPSDGTAACLTGDPRVWVGSLSGSDWGQVPGAQEVLLAHGCGDAEYLAALEALLSRMPPAQLAFVIAGGDVLRGDRFGRLGLSLKGARRRDMAVARALRGVASVWLPGGGYHAEAWKVFAGSVLVLSGWGHEPIDERFDPRGMLARHRSPLGAHAPPQPWEAITLEDLEGALGFAHRERPRLLGHYTEQSLEYVLFRSGVGPALERQGYGSPRVSVAVTEAGERLQLLGQAHGQEQVLVDCVLRRERVADADVLFVDTLRGPPPRGPASAPVGDAPREVQEMLRFMARQLGLRGVALAAGGALGAEGLPARGG
- a CDS encoding GAF domain-containing sensor histidine kinase — encoded protein: MKSAPLPRNEEARLENLASHGILDTLPEQGFDELVRLASLFCGTPVALVSLIDQGRQWFKARVGTEATETPRDLAFCAHAILQDGLFVVPDTRKDERFHDNPLVTGAPHVRFYAGTPLKSQGGHNLGTLCVIDSEPRELKPEQAEALRLLGRQVESQLQLRLHALELARREAESRSQRDALSRMQRHKDELLQLVARDLQTPLSTIQTHAALMQVRPQIPDDARGAARDIRETAEGVQRLVNNLLEASREDSPLVPRLAEFDFTALMAEVVRDFSMRTHGTHRQFTHGIRVTERLVTADRNLLRRAVENLLDNSFRFTALGSGKVALEVSQPEPGLLEVRIRDEGPGIPSNTRPYVFETQLPEGVPSAARARASNSLGLAFSRRVIEAHGGWIWVEDNQPKGSLFCLRIPVRPATAQALAS
- a CDS encoding ATP-binding protein, whose translation is MEADALRYRMLAQHLRAVIFQLDARGHFTLLGASWEELTDLKVASTLGTSLVDALHPVDREPVRGWLRALAAREQDGFRHEVRILTRTGTCWVELFAQASPSLAGEVVGILTDISERRRAQDAVTTRERCLAAVVEVQRRLLMHEPEGHLYQDILAPLGRASGASRAYVFEAHRDVMGRLRVIQRAEWCMAGISPRSQSPSEIALEEELFPEQAALLSAGQPLQFLASETPPRFRAGLARQGILSALLLPVRVNGEVFGFIGFDNCVEAHRWEAVAVSLLAGAAGALSLALEQRSTDALRARAEATLRRTEAGFHLLIEGFPDPVMVHANLHVLYANPAAVRYLGYEGQAGLVGLPLQRLLPLKDQDSLMRHVAEARSGLTSVRSSDVTLVRVDGQEVVADIVTLGMTFEGWPALVTIARDFTERKQMQARLMLSDRMASMGTLSAGIAHELNNPLSYVIANLEFVHATLQPEEFDLARVPDWRQALEEARQGAERVRQIVRQLKTFSRVEEERQEQVDLHRVLDSVAQMATSEVKHRARLVKEYGPLPSITGNDGKLFQVFLNLVINAAHAIPEGSVDENEIRLVTVEDARGWAVVEVRDTGGGIPPDNLSRIFEPFFTTKPQGVGTGLGLSICLTLVRAHGGDITVESTVGKGTVFRVSLPPSQHEEGTRPAPAVAPVPTRMRVLIVDDEPQVAAALGRLLEDHVVDIAHGGAQGLDLLLLGEQYDVIFCDLLMPELTGMDFHAEVSARLPALAHRFIFMTGGGFTPRAREFLANGAHRVLDKPFDKADVQRLMIEVLSRCQ
- a CDS encoding gluconokinase, whose amino-acid sequence is MVVILMGVSGAGKTTIGRLLAHTLGWRFLEGDDFHPPANVAKMHAGVPLSDADREPWLETLRGVLAEAVARGENVVLACSALRARYRQVLSVDPAQVRWVYLQGSPALIAQRLAARKGHFMPPSLLDSQFNVLEEPEGALGVDVSQGQRAVIDTIRAGLRL
- a CDS encoding phenylalanine--tRNA ligase beta subunit-related protein, giving the protein MLTFEPHPLLAPLAFTTTLPAPLSALPSPDWLTALLQAQAQAPLSSDDAVRGAVRDMLRHGGYKPTGRGKPASEYLVRAAGDGSLGTINAAVDACNAVSLHSGLPISVVDLDRARAPFRVGIAPEGAQYVFNASGQTIGLSGLLCLFDAEGPCANAVKDAQRTKTSPDTRRTLTVLWGAQALGDRTARAFAWYRELLERLGATVEQLPGA